One window from the genome of Musa acuminata AAA Group cultivar baxijiao chromosome BXJ1-4, Cavendish_Baxijiao_AAA, whole genome shotgun sequence encodes:
- the LOC135672196 gene encoding non-specific lipid transfer protein GPI-anchored 11-like, whose product MARLRFFVAAMTFWLSIASADMASHGHSSTNCTFAETNIKFCRPYLHMGNRTLRPGRTCCFVALSIYLVAPECFCDVVKPSSLGVPVNASRVSRLPSLCHLPNGALHCNATVSAARERSCKCLVRSCTTAEGISGAIIIPCATTFSSSGRTSATNSPANFGFIATRESAFVFNLNTTIQSPSDSNSGAAVESAVSFNCSATDESSAGFNFSATVEPTYAIGCSATITGNCTIFITVLSWSSAGDGACCSSHIVRRIKACDVGRRTLRCVR is encoded by the exons ATGGCCAGGCTACGCTTCTTCGTGGCAGCCATGACCTTCTGGCTCTCGATCGCCTCCGCCGACATGGCGTCGCACGGTCACTCGTCCACCAACTGCACGTTTGCTGAAACAAACATCAAGTTCTGCCGGCCGTACCTGCACATGGGCAACCGAACCCTTCGTCCCGGCAGGACCTGCTGCTTCGTTGCCCTCAGCATCTACCTCGTCGCACCAGAGTGCTTCTGTGACGTCGTCAAGCCGTCCTCCCTGGGCGTGCCTGTGAACGCCAGTCGCGTTTCCCGCCTCCCCAGTCTCTGCCACCTTCCCAATGGAGCCCTTCATTGCAATG CCACAGTAAGTGCTGCCCGCGAACGTTCGTGTAAGTGTCTCGTTAGATCATG CACTACCGCCGAAGGCATCTCCGGAGCCATCATCATCCCCTGTGCCACGACGTTCTCCTCCTCCGGTCGCACATCCGCCACCAACTCCCCCGCCAACTTCGGTTTCATCGCCACCCGCGAATCCGCCTTCGTCTTCAATCTCAACACCACCATCCAATCCCCCAGCGACTCCAATTCCGGAGCCGCCGTCGAATCCGCCGTCAGTTTCAACTGCAGCGCCACCGACGAATCCTCCGCCGGGTTCAATTTCAGCGCCACCGTCGAACCCACCTACGCCATCGGTTGCAGCGCCACCATCACGGGCAACTGCACCATCTTTATCACCGTACTCTCCTGGTCATCCGCCGGAGACGGCGCCTGCTGCAGCTCCCACATCGTCCGACGCATTAAAGCTTGCGACGTCGGCCGTAGGACTCTTCGTTGCGTTCGCTAG
- the LOC135666401 gene encoding lipoyl synthase, mitochondrial-like — protein MQRSRLLLFGNIAARSFSGIRPLSSAAAEPPVQTVRSLQPPPARTLADLRRRLAEEAPALADFVYSVEVGTKKRPLPKPKWMKETIPGGAKYAAIKAKLRELKLHTVCEEARCPNLGECWSGGETGTATATIMILGDTCTRGCRFCNVKTSRTPPPPDPNEPSNVAEAIASWGLDYVVITSVDRDDLPDQGSSHFTETVQKLKALKPEMLIEALVPDFRGDPGCVEKVAKSGLDVFAHNIETVEELQNMVRDHRANFKQSIDVLKLAKEHAPAGTLTKTSIMLGCGETPDQVISTMEKVRAAGVDVMTFGQYMRPSKRHMPVSEYVTPEAFEKYRSLGMEMGFRYVASGPMVRSSYKAGEFYIKSMIEADRATASSTPSDGS, from the exons ATGCAGCGGTCTCGCCTCCTCCTCTTCGGCAACATCGCCGCCCGATCCTTCTCCGGCATCCGGCCTCTCTCCTCCGCCGCTGCCGAGCCTCCGGTACAGACCGTACGCTCCTTGCAGCCACCCCCCGCCCGGACCCTCGCCGACCTCCGCCGGCGCCTCGCCGAGGAGGCACCCGCCCTTGCCGACTTCGTCTACTCCGTGGAGGTCGGGACCAAGAAGCGGCCTCTCCCCAAGCCCAAGTGGATGAAGGAGACCATCCCCGGGGGCGCCAAGTACGCCGCAATCAAGGCTAAGCTCCGGGAGCTCAAGCTCCACACGGTGTGCGAGGAGGCCAGGTGCCCAAACCTCGGTGAGTGCTGGTCCGGCGGCGAGACCGGCACTGCCACTGCCACCATCATGATCCTCGGGGATACTTGTACTCGCGGATGCAG ATTCTGTAATGTAAAAACATCACGCACTCCTCCTCCTCCAGACCCAAATGAACCTTCTAATGTTGCTGAAGCAATTGCCTCATGGGGTTTGGATTATGTGGTGATTACTAGTGTTGATCGTGATGACTTGCCTGATCAGGGGAGCAGCCATTTTACTGAAACTGTGCAAAAGTTGAAGGCATTGAAACCTGAAATGCTGATAGAAGCACTAG TTCCTGATTTTCGTGGAGATCCCGGCTGCGTGGAGAAAGTTGCAAAATCTGGTTTAGATGTGTTTGCTCACAACATTGAGACAGTTGAAGAGCTGCAGAACATGGTCCGAGATCACCGTGCTAACTTCAAACAATCAATTGACGTCCTTAAATTGGCAAAAGAGCATGCTCCCGCTGGCACTCTTACAAAGACGTCAATTATGTTGGGTTGTGGTGAGACACCTGACCAGGTAATCAGCACAATGGAGAAGGTGAGGGCGGCAGGAGTTGATGTTATGACATTTGGTCAGTATATGAGACCATCAAAAAGGCATATGCCAGTCTCTGAGTATGTTACACCAGAAGCTTTCGAGAAGTATCGATCTCTTGGAATGGAAATG GGATTCCGGTATGTTGCGTCTGGTCCTATGGTCCGATCATCATATAAAGCCGGTGAATTTTACATCAAGTCGATGATTGAAGCTGATCGAGCTACGGCTTCCTCCACACCAAGTGATGGATCTTGA
- the LOC135666392 gene encoding uncharacterized oxidoreductase At4g09670-like codes for MAAETTKSNPIGFGILGCAEIARKVARAIGLAPNAVIVAVGSRSLDKARRFIADNGLNADAVRAFGSYEAVLEDPGVDAVYVPLPTSLHLRWAVAAAERGKHLLLEKPTALCAAELDRILGACRSHGVQFMDSTMWMHHPRTAKMRELLSDSARFGQLKTIHSCFSFAGNPAFLQNDIRVKPDLDALGALGDVGWYCIRSILWAADYELPTKAIALQGTVKNEAGVILSCGSSLLWEDGKVATFQCSFMADLMMELIVGGTHGSLRLSDFVIPFEEEKAPFTFGSGLFFNELVTGWQPLPSTHIVTASLPQEALMVQEFSRLAGSIRDSTGKPDDKWPTISKKTQLVLDAVKASIDQGYRPVDIVG; via the exons ATGGCGGCGGAGACGACGAAGAGCAACCCGATCGGGTTCGGCATCTTGGGGTGCGCGGAGATCGCACGCAAGGTCGCCCGCGCAATCGGGCTGGCACCTAATGCCGTCATCGTCGCCGTCGGTAGCCGCTCCCTCGACAAGGCCCGCCGCTTTATCGCCGACAACGGACTCAACGCCGACGCCGTCCGCGCCTTCGGCTCCTACGAGGCCGTTCTCGAAGACCCCGGCGTCGACGCCGTCTACGTGCCTCTTCCCACCAGCCTCCACCTCCGATgggccgtcgccgccgccgagcGCGGCAAGCACCTGCTGCTGGAGAAGCCCACCGCGCTCTGCGCCGCCGAACTCGACCGGATCCTCGGCGCCTGCCGCTCCCACGGCGTGCAGTTCATGGACAGCACCATGTGGATGCACCACCCCCGGACCGCCAAGATGCGGGAGCTGTTGTCCGATTCGGCTCGTTTTGGACAGCTAAAGACG ATTCATAGCTGTTTCTCGTTTGCTGGAAACCCTGCTTTCCTTCAGAATGACATCCGTGTGAAGCCCGATCTCGATGCACTCGGGGCTCTCGGTGATGTCGGGTGGTACTGCATTCGCTCTATCCTGTGGGCTGCGGATTATGAACTGCCAACAAAAGCAATTGCACTCCAAGGTACAGTGAAGAATGAAGCTGGTGTCATTCTCTCGTGTGGATCATCTCTTCTCTGGGAAGACGGCAAGGTGGCAACCTTCCAGTGCTCTTTCATGGCTGATTTGATGATGGAACTCATAGTTGGGGGGACACATGGATCCCTTCGTCTCAGTGACTTTGTGATTCCGTTCGAGGAGGAGAAAGCTCCGTTTACATTTGGTTCAGGCTTGTTCTTCAACGAATTGGTAACCGGATGGCAACCTCTTCCCAGCACGCATATCGTCACGGCTAGTCTACCACAGGAGGCTCTTATGGTACAGGAGTTCTCAAGGTTGGCAGGAAGCATCAGAGATTCTACCGGGAAGCCAGATGACAAATGGCCTACCATCAGTAAGAAGACGCAGCTGGTTCTGGACGCGGTGAAAGCCTCGATCGATCAGGGATACAGACCTGTAGACATTGTTGGATGA
- the LOC135666383 gene encoding F-box/kelch-repeat protein SKIP11-like, which produces MLDGRSYLISRSFRSSREQESNWHCMDYYFHESSGNKKRRLDEKFEERQLEGQVKINRSPQQPETPDIKDMELPLDGPYHHRSDGKYSDSNIVSRLGRELIISCLLHLSRSDYGAVASLNRMFRSLIHSGELYQLRRKMDIIEHWVYFSCSIHEWDAYDPYRERWITVPKMPPTESFMCSDKESLAVGTELLVFGKEVNSHIVLRYSILTNSWSPGVVMNSPRCLFGSASLGVKAIIAGGINAQGDIVSTAEIYNSETHTWETLPSMNRARKMCSGVFMDGKFYVIGGMASNTKVLTCGEEYDLERRSWRVIPDMSSGLNGASGAPPLVAVVNNELYAAHYADKELRKYNKVNNTWVGLGRLPESCVSMNGWGLAFRACGERLIVIGGTRDSFGGMIELNSWIPNGEPPVWNMIASKHSGNFVYNCAVMGC; this is translated from the coding sequence ATGTTGGACGGCCGCTCTTATTTGATATCGAGGTCGTTCAGAAGCTCCCGTGAACAAGAATCAAATTGGCATTGCATGGATTACTATTTCCATGAGTCATCGGGCAACAAGAAACGTCGACTGGATGAGAAATTTGAAGAACGACAGCTAGAAGGTCAGGTTAAAATAAATAGATCACCACAGCAGCCTGAAACCCCTGATATCAAAGATATGGAGCTGCCTCTGGACGGTCCATATCACCACAGAAGCGATGGGAAGTATAGCGATTCAAACATTGTCAGCAGGCTTGGCCGGGAGCTGATAATTAGCTGCCTTCTTCACCTTTCTCGGTCAGATTATGGTGCTGTCGCATCACTCAATCGTATGTTCCGATCATTGATTCATAGCGGAGAGCTCTACCAACTACGTCGCAAGATGGATATCATTGAGCATTGGGTCTATTTCTCCTGCAGCATCCATGAATGGGATGCTTATGATCCATATCGTGAGCGCTGGATTACGGTTCCTAAGATGCCCCCTACCGAGAGCTTCATGTGCTCTGATAAGGAGTCCCTTGCAGTGGGCACTGAGCTCCTTGTTTTTGGTAAGGAGGTGAATTCCCATATTGTGCTGAGATATAGCATTTTGACTAACTCCTGGTCTCCTGGTGTGGTTATGAACTCACCTAGGTGCTTGTTTGGCTCTGCTAGCCTGGGAGTTAAAGCAATTATAGCTGGAGGAATCAATGCTCAGGGTGACATAGTAAGCACTGCAGAGATTTACAATTCCGAGACCCATACCTGGGAGACCTTACCTAGTATGAACCGAGCAAGAAAGATGTGCTCGGGGGTATTCATGGATGGGAAATTTTATGTCATTGGTGGAATGGCCAGTAACACAAAGGTCCTGACATGTGGGGAAGAGTATGATCTGGAGCGACGTTCTTGGAGGGTGATCCCTGACATGTCTTCAGGACTCAACGGTGCGAGTGGTGCACCTCCACTTGTAGCCGTGGTGAACAACGAGCTTTATGCAGCTCATTATGCTGATAAGGAGTTGAGGAAGTACAATAAAGTGAATAATACATGGGTCGGATTGGGAAGGTTGCCCGAAAGCTGTGTCTCAATGAATGGCTGGGGGCTTGCATTCCGTGCCTGTGGCGAACGActaatagtgattggtggaaccaGAGATTCCTTTGGAGGAATGATTGAGCTCAACTCCTGGATTCCAAATGGGGAACCACCAGTATGGAACATGATTGCGAGCAAGCATTCGGGCAACTTTGTTTATAATTGTGCTGTGATGGGCTGCTGA